Proteins found in one Pelmatolapia mariae isolate MD_Pm_ZW linkage group LG7, Pm_UMD_F_2, whole genome shotgun sequence genomic segment:
- the tnnt2d gene encoding troponin T2d, cardiac yields MSDTEEVGEEEIQEEDAQDDSKPKPKFMTNISAPKIPDGEKVDFDDIYRKRQEKDLAELQSLIEAHFVQRKKEEEELIALVNRIEKRRSERAEQQRIRAEREKERQNRLAEEKERKEQEEQRKKMDEDAKKKKALSNMSQQYGAGQKSDTRRGKKTTEREKKKKILAERKKPLNVDHLNEDKLKDKAKELWQSLMGLEAEKFDLSEKLKRQKYDINLLLARVQDHQSAKGRGKGKMGRVR; encoded by the exons ATGTCTGACACAGAAGAAGTCGGGGAGGAAGAAATTCA GGAAGAAGATG CACAAGATGACTCAAAGCCCAAGCCTAA GTTTATGACAAACATTTCGGCCCCGAAGATCCCTGATGGTGAAAAGGTGGACTTTGAT GATATCTACAGGAAACGTCAGGAGAAGGATCTAGCTGAGCTGCAGTCTCTGATCGAGGCTCACTTTGTCcagaggaagaaagaggaagaagaactcATTGCCCTCGTTAATAGAATT gagAAGCGTCGTTCTGAGAGAGCCGAGCAGCAAAGGATCAGGGcggagagagaaaaggagagacaGAACAGACTTGCG gaggagaaggagCGTAAGGAGCAGGAGGAACaaaggaagaagatggatgaggacgcaaagaagaagaaggcccTCTCAAACATGTCTCAGCAGTACGGTGCTGGACAGAAG AGTGACACCAGAAGAGGCAAGAAAACaactgagagagagaagaagaagaagatactGGCTGAACGCAAGAAACCTCTTAACGTTGATCACCTGAACGAGGATAAACTCAA GGATAAAGCCAAAGAACTGTGGCAGTCACTGATGGGGCTGGAGGCTGAGAAGTTCGACCTCAGTGAGAAACTTAAAAGACAGAAATATGAT ATCAACCTGCTTCTCGCTCGTGTTCAGGATCACCAGAG TGCCAAAGGTCGTGGAAAAGGCAAGATGGGCCGGGTGAGATAA